One genomic region from bacterium encodes:
- a CDS encoding crotonase/enoyl-CoA hydratase family protein: MAKALLTEQNAHILTVTINRPEKKNAVNAEVLCGLSDAWRRLDSDDDLRVGILTGAGESFCAGMDLSVIGKLSSGAPPDDEFEERLKKEPNVIFDGWLKTYRPSKPLIAAVEGFALAGGTEILQGTDIRVAGESAKFGVTEVQRGLFPMAGSTVRLPRQIPYTVALEMLLTGEAYSAAQCLDFGLIGHVVPDGQALSKAREVAARIAKNGPIAVKAILRSARESFGLPEAEAFEQKEMPIGMPVFQSEDAKEGPRAFLEKREPVFTGR; the protein is encoded by the coding sequence ATGGCCAAGGCTCTACTTACTGAACAGAACGCGCACATTCTGACCGTCACCATCAACCGCCCCGAAAAGAAGAATGCAGTGAACGCCGAAGTGTTGTGCGGTCTGTCGGATGCCTGGCGCCGTCTCGATTCCGATGATGACTTGAGAGTCGGAATTCTGACTGGCGCGGGTGAGAGTTTCTGTGCGGGAATGGATCTCTCCGTGATCGGCAAGCTCAGCTCGGGTGCGCCTCCGGATGACGAGTTCGAGGAACGCTTGAAGAAAGAACCCAATGTGATCTTCGACGGTTGGTTGAAGACCTACCGCCCCAGCAAGCCGCTGATCGCCGCGGTCGAGGGATTCGCCCTGGCCGGAGGAACGGAGATCCTTCAGGGTACCGATATTCGCGTTGCTGGCGAGAGCGCGAAGTTCGGGGTGACGGAGGTACAACGCGGACTCTTTCCGATGGCCGGTTCGACGGTGCGCCTTCCGCGCCAGATCCCCTATACGGTTGCACTCGAGATGCTGCTTACGGGTGAGGCGTACAGCGCCGCTCAATGCCTCGATTTCGGATTGATTGGCCACGTCGTGCCCGATGGCCAGGCACTGAGCAAGGCACGCGAGGTCGCCGCGCGAATTGCAAAGAACGGCCCCATCGCCGTCAAGGCAATCTTGCGTTCTGCTCGCGAGAGTTTCGGCCTCCCAGAAGCCGAGGCTTTCGAGCAAAAGGAGATGCCGATCGGCATGCCGGTTTTCCAGAGCGAAGATGCGAAAGAAGGACCGCGAGCGTTTCTCGAAAAGCGGGAGCCGGTTTTCACGGGCCGGTGA
- a CDS encoding type 1 glutamine amidotransferase has protein sequence MNKLLVCQHVPFELLGTLNPLFKSFGFRIKYVNFGRYPKSQPSLDGYHGLIVLGGPMSVYDDAGFPHLLTEVELIRDALQRGIPILGICLGAQLLARALGASVRPNPRKEIGWYDVSLTEEGRLDPLFGHFAQSERIFQWHGDTFDLPDQAVRLAHSEACENQAFRYGEHAYGLQFHLEVDAALIERWLSVPVHLAEIEELGGAIDPNSIRAETRERIAEAMRLSDRTFSEFVRHFGRCRKRLAHPHS, from the coding sequence ATGAACAAGCTTCTCGTCTGTCAGCACGTGCCGTTCGAACTCCTCGGAACCCTGAATCCGCTCTTCAAGAGCTTTGGATTCCGCATCAAATACGTGAACTTTGGCCGCTATCCCAAGTCCCAGCCGAGTCTTGACGGCTATCACGGCCTGATCGTCCTCGGTGGCCCGATGAGCGTCTACGACGATGCAGGCTTCCCCCACCTTCTGACTGAAGTGGAGTTGATCCGGGATGCGCTACAACGAGGGATCCCGATTCTGGGAATCTGTCTCGGCGCTCAACTGCTCGCCCGCGCGCTGGGAGCATCCGTGCGCCCGAATCCGCGAAAGGAGATCGGCTGGTATGACGTCTCCCTTACTGAGGAAGGCCGACTCGACCCGCTCTTCGGCCATTTTGCGCAATCCGAACGCATCTTCCAGTGGCACGGAGACACTTTTGATCTACCGGATCAAGCGGTTCGGCTCGCTCACTCGGAAGCCTGTGAAAATCAGGCCTTTCGCTACGGCGAACACGCATATGGCCTGCAGTTTCATCTCGAAGTCGATGCTGCACTGATCGAGCGCTGGCTCAGTGTTCCTGTGCACCTCGCCGAGATCGAAGAACTCGGAGGCGCTATCGACCCGAACTCGATCCGCGCCGAGACTCGTGAGCGCATCGCCGAAGCGATGCGCCTGAGCGATCGCACATTCAGCGAATTCGTGCGCCATTTTGGCCGCTGCAGAAAACGCCTGGCCCACCCGCATAGCTAG